Below is a genomic region from Telmatobacter sp. DSM 110680.
TGATGATGTCCACATCTGATAGAACGACCAGCCCCTCTTCCACCATCTGATCGACCAGTGGGAGAAAGGATCTCAGCCTCTCCTCGGTATCGACAGTCGAAAGCATAATGGAGCAATCGTGCGACATGTGCAGAGCCTTGTCCTTGTGCATGCGCCGGTTTGCGCCGTAGCCGAGGATCCCCCGGTAGACGGTGACGCCAGCGATATCGTTAGCTCGCATAGCTTCGACCAAGGCTTTATAGAGTGGCTTGTTTTTCCACTGATCGGATTCACCGATGTAAATGCGCATCATCTTCGCCTTGCCCTCTATCTTCAAATGCGCAGGAGGAGTAGCGTTCTTCGGCTTGGAAACTTGAGCGGGCTTAGCCAGGGTAGTTTCCTGAATCTCAATCATTCCGCTGCCAGCCAACTCTTCCAGCTTTCCAAGAATCTCGTTAACCTTCTCCATCGATTCGATAAATTCGATCTTCAACGGAAGATGGTCTGAAATCTCGACGGTGCTGGCGGAGTGCATGTGGTGATCTGCGCCGAAGCCGGCGATTCCCTTCATGACAGTTGCGCCGGAAACGCCGCGATAAAAGAGAAAGTCGAGGATGCTCGAATACGTGGGAACCCCGTGATGCTTCGACCCCTCGCTCAGATAGATGGAAACTTTCATGGCCTTTCCTGCACTCAACATACGTCCTCCCTCAGGAATGCAACGCGTCGCGAGACAAGAAATTCAAGTGCACGAGACGGTGCTCCATCCGGCTCTAGCTCATTTTGGTTCGGCGCTCAGATGTTTCAGTTCTTGCGCCAATTGTTGGGGATAGTCTAGTCGCGCCGACTGTGCTCAAGCGCCGCGGTAACCCCCGCTGAGCGGCGAGGGATCTCATCCTCCCACAAGAAGGAAGAATGACCGGGCACCGCCCACAGGAAAAGCCCCCAAGTTTGGGGGCTTTTTGTACCATTCGTTGTGATCGTTCAGTGACTTGACTTGCCGCCACCAAAACAAGAATAAGTTCTTTGTTTTGTATGGCGGGGACGACGGGGCTCGAACCCGCGACCTCTGCCGTGACAGGGCAGCGCTCTAACCAACTGAGCTACGTCCCCAGAATGAATCTGGAAAACCGTTGCCGGTGCGCGGGTCAGGAGTGCAGCACTCACTTCACCTTTGCGCGGCCGGATTCAAGGCAGAATCCAAGCTGCGTTTCGCTTCCGCAACATCATTGAGTGTATCAGAAAAGAGCCACTGCAATGCCGTACGGCACGGGCATTTCTCCAGCGGCATGGACCCCGATCCCGTTCAATCCAAAAAACCTGTCAACGCAAAGCTTCGATCATCTACGCTGCATTTATGAAACGACCTCGAGTCCGGCACCTGATCGTTTTGCTGAGCTTAATATCCTTCACTTCCCTTCTTGCTAGCGCACCGATAGGTTCGGATGCTCGCGCACGCGAACTTATGCAGCTGCTGCGCCTTTCTGTGCTGCCGAAGGAGTCAGGATATCTTGGTCTGATCGGAGAATCGGCGCAAAGGGTTCAAATGGATGGGCGCTCCCTGCGTGTTCAGAGCCAGGTGTACTACATGCTCACAAGCGATCGGCCGGTCAACTATCTTCACTGGCTCGCGCCCGACGATACGCACATCCTCATCGAAGGCGGCCCGGTCGATTACTTCATCTTTCATCCCGATGGCCATGTTGAAAAGATCGTTTTAGGCAGGGATGTGGCAGCCGGCGAACGGCCCGTAGTAGCGGTTCCAGGAGGATGCTGGAAGGCTCTCCGTCTACATGCAGGCGCGAGGTACGCGCTCATGGCCAATGCGCTTTCGCCCGAGTTCACCCCAGACCGCGTCAAAATCGGTGAAGGATCCGCGTGGGTCAAGCGCTTCTCAGGAGCAGCCCCGTGGGCCACACCTGAAAACTTGCGCGCACTGATCGGCCCGAACTGGGTTCCTTAAGCTGTCCACGCTGCAACGGGGCGATTTCCGCGCGCAGCTGCTGTGAATCCCATGTCCATCGAGATGCCACGGACGCATTGCAGCAGATGGTTGGCGATGGAGGGTAGTTTCTGCGCCGTTACGCGAAACGACGGTCCAGAGACACTGACCGCTGCCACAGGCTGACGTTGCGCGTCGAGTAGTGGAACCGCGATGCAGCGAAGACCCTCTTCCAATTCCTCGTCATCGACGGCATAACCGCGGCGGCGCGTTTTTTCGATCTCTGTGCGCAACGCCTCCGCATTGGCAATTGTCCGATGCGTGAACTTTTCAAACCGCGTCCGGCGGATGATTTCGTTGATCCGGTCCTCAGGGAGAAAAGCCAGCATCGCTTTGCCCACAGAGGTGCAGTGCACCGGGTTGCTCGAACCAACACGGGTGATCATGCGCACCGAGCGCGCCGGCTCGATCTTGTCGATATAGATAACTCTCGCCTGCTCAAGAATGCAAAGGTGCGCGGTTTCCTCTGTTTCGGCCACCAGGCGCCGAAGGTGGGGCTGGGCACGCTCGCGAAGATCATATTGCTCGATCGCACGATTCCCAAAATCAAAGAGCCGCAGACCAAGCCGGAATTTGCCGCTCGTGGTGCGCTCCACCATGCGGTGCCGCTCCAGAACCATCAGGAAGCGGTGGGCTGTGCTTTTGTGGAGTTGCAGCGATGAGGCGACTTGCGCAAGTCCTAGGGGAACCTCGCTCTCTCCCAGCAAATCAAGTACCGCAAAAGCCCGGTCCAGCGCTTGAACTTTATAAGTCCCTTGAGGGGCAGTGTCTCGCATTTTGGTCCTCTATT
It encodes:
- a CDS encoding cupin domain-containing protein is translated as MQLLRLSVLPKESGYLGLIGESAQRVQMDGRSLRVQSQVYYMLTSDRPVNYLHWLAPDDTHILIEGGPVDYFIFHPDGHVEKIVLGRDVAAGERPVVAVPGGCWKALRLHAGARYALMANALSPEFTPDRVKIGEGSAWVKRFSGAAPWATPENLRALIGPNWVP
- a CDS encoding IclR family transcriptional regulator; the encoded protein is MRDTAPQGTYKVQALDRAFAVLDLLGESEVPLGLAQVASSLQLHKSTAHRFLMVLERHRMVERTTSGKFRLGLRLFDFGNRAIEQYDLRERAQPHLRRLVAETEETAHLCILEQARVIYIDKIEPARSVRMITRVGSSNPVHCTSVGKAMLAFLPEDRINEIIRRTRFEKFTHRTIANAEALRTEIEKTRRRGYAVDDEELEEGLRCIAVPLLDAQRQPVAAVSVSGPSFRVTAQKLPSIANHLLQCVRGISMDMGFTAAARGNRPVAAWTA
- a CDS encoding DUF190 domain-containing protein: MKVSIYLSEGSKHHGVPTYSSILDFLFYRGVSGATVMKGIAGFGADHHMHSASTVEISDHLPLKIEFIESMEKVNEILGKLEELAGSGMIEIQETTLAKPAQVSKPKNATPPAHLKIEGKAKMMRIYIGESDQWKNKPLYKALVEAMRANDIAGVTVYRGILGYGANRRMHKDKALHMSHDCSIMLSTVDTEERLRSFLPLVDQMVEEGLVVLSDVDIIKYSYRALNTDESANGAGSASV